In one window of Helianthus annuus cultivar XRQ/B chromosome 17, HanXRQr2.0-SUNRISE, whole genome shotgun sequence DNA:
- the LOC110930602 gene encoding transcription factor bHLH91 has protein sequence MLDNPDMFESTACFDPNSSTHHQQLFIDHQHDLSNFHQFPQIPNFTPADHQHLINIEMDHQNPTRIDQINWNHNNSNLHDQILMGNNDNVNINNCLSNQIAVTPPDLLNLFQLPKCSSTLCFSDPTRIDQNSGQVVYDPVLPVNVNVGPPQAPLFRELLNCGFNLSGCGSVFGEMEMEMERGEQSNHHLYEGDGVLEFGGGKGNGKDTKHFATEKHRRQQMGGKYDALKKLIPNPTKADRASIVGDGIEYINELKRTVEELKILVERKRCNRGRVKKHKTEDHSTLDVESIYTHGGGSGGGGGDAGHDQQAYNGNSTSTMRSSWLQRKSKNIEIDVRIIDDEVTIKLVQQKRINCLLLVSKVLDDLQLDLHHVAGGLIGDFYSYLFNTKICEGSSVYASAIANKLIEVVDKQYATIPVTSSY, from the exons ATGCTGGATAATCCAGACATGTTCGAATCAACCGCTTGTTTCGATCCAAATTCTTCAACCCATCACCAACAGCTCTTCATCGATCATCAACACGACCTCTCAAACTTCCACCAATTCCCACAAATCCCCAATTTCACCCCTGCAGATCACCAACACCTGATCAACATCGAAATGGACCACCAAAACCCGACCCGAATCGACCAAATTAACTGGAACCATAATAACAGCAATCTCCATGATCAAATTCTCATGGGAAACAATGATAACGTTAACATTAACAACTGTTTGTCTAATCAAATTGCAGTTACACCACCAGATCTTTTGAATTTGTTTCAGTTACCAAAATGTTCATCAACACTCTGTTTTTCTGACCCGACCCGGATTGATCAGAATTCGGGTCAAGTGGTGTATGACCCGGTGTTGCCTGTGAATGTGAATGTTGGTCCACCACAGGCTCCGTTGTTTAGAGAGCTGCTGAATTGTGGGTTTAATTTAAGCGGTTGCGGGTCGGTTTTCGGGGAAATGGAGATGGAGATGGAGAGGGGAGAACAGAGTAATCATCATTTGTATGAAGGGGATGGTGTTTTGGAGTTTGGGGGTGGGAAAGGTAATGGGAAAGATACTAAACATTTTGCTACTGAGAAACATAGGAGGCAACAAATGGGGGGCAAGTATGATGCGTTGAAAAAGTTGATCCCAAATCCCACTAAG GCTGATCGCGCATCTATTGTCGGAGATGGGATTGAGTACATCAATGAACTCAAAAGGACTGTggaggaactgaagattttggtGGAGAGGAAGAGATGCAATAGAGGCAGGGTCAAGAAACACAAAACCGAAGACCATTCGACTTTAGACGTCGAGAGTATTTACACTCATGGCGGTGGtagtggcggcggtggtggtgatgCTGGTCATGATCAGCAAGCTTATAATGGTAATTCAACTTCTACCATGAGGAGTTCATGGCTGCAGAGGAAATCCAAGAACATTGAAATCGATGTTCGAATCATTGATGATGAGGTTACAATCAAATTGGTGCAGCAAAAGAGGATTAATTGTTTGTTGCTTGTTTCAAAAGTTCTTGATGATCTTCAGCTGGATCTTCATCATGTTGCTGGTGGTCTCATTGGTGATTTCTATAGCTATTTGTTCAATACCAAG ATTTGTGAAGGGTCCTCTGTTTATGCAAGTGCTATAGCCAATAAGCTAATTGAGGTGGTGGACAAACAATATGCAACTATCCCAGTCACTTCTAGCTACTAG